A single region of the Anaerococcus urinomassiliensis genome encodes:
- a CDS encoding helix-turn-helix domain-containing protein, translated as MKYSYEFKKECVQLYREGKWPDTPEGAKEKNFHASIRIWFKLEELHGPEILKHGNNINWTADEKLEMISKVLAGNSIKSIAIENGINDGQLYSWVNKYKNYGYNGLVNKKKGRKSKNTSMKNNNNHKAKELNESEREELIKLRAENEYIKAENEIIKKEIALREERYAAQLKAKKQRLSKNSKKKDTD; from the coding sequence ATGAAATATAGTTATGAATTCAAAAAAGAATGCGTACAATTGTATAGAGAAGGTAAATGGCCTGATACACCTGAAGGAGCTAAAGAAAAAAACTTTCATGCTTCAATTAGAATATGGTTTAAGTTAGAAGAACTTCATGGACCAGAAATTTTAAAACACGGAAATAATATTAATTGGACTGCTGATGAGAAATTAGAAATGATATCTAAAGTGTTAGCTGGAAATTCCATAAAATCTATAGCAATCGAAAATGGAATCAATGATGGACAACTTTATTCATGGGTTAACAAGTATAAAAATTATGGATATAATGGTCTTGTGAATAAAAAGAAAGGCCGTAAATCTAAAAATACAAGTATGAAAAATAATAATAACCATAAAGCAAAAGAACTTAATGAATCTGAAAGAGAAGAACTAATAAAACTTAGAGCAGAAAATGAATATATAAAAGCAGAAAACGAAATAATAAAAAAAGAGATCGCCTTGAGAGAAGAACGTTACGCTGCGCAACTCAAGGCGAAAAAGCAGCGATTGTCAAAGAACTCAAAGAAGAAGGATACAGACTAA